The Tindallia californiensis genomic interval AAGCTGCCAGTTTTTTTCTCCCTTCTTCGACATCAATGGTTTCGATATTTATATAATAAGCGTCTGGATCCTTCTTTTGCAGAAGATCTAACGCATCATGTATTTTTTTCGTTATCACTTGTTCGTAGATTCCTTGTTTTAGCATGGGTTCACCATCCTGATTGGTTAATAGCTAGGGTAATAGCTTCGCTTGAGTCCATAGTAGAGATCTACGTATCCCATTATAATTCAAGCTTCAAAAAGTGATGTTCTTTAGGTTTAATCTCATCAAGGCTGACCACCCTTTTCCTCGGGTCAGGCATTGAGCATTCCATGATGTGAAAAAAGCCAATCCACCTCCTGTTCAGCAGGTTTTTTACCCAAAATTACGAAGCATTAATTCACTGGGATGTGGATTTAAGTAGCGTTGTTTTATTAAATATTCCTTTTCATATTTTCTAATGAAATGGTTTAAAAGGGTCAGGGGAACCACTAATGGCACCTCTCTTCGGTGATAACGTTCCACAAGCTCCAACACCTCTTGCTTTTCCCAAGGGCTCAACTCTTTTTTAAAGTACCCTAGGATATGGTGTAAAACATTGGTATTTTTTTTCACCGTGGCATGGAAAGTAAGACCTTCTAAGTATTCTTTTTCAAACTTTGCAAACAACTCCTCTTTTGGAATAGTACTTCCAAGAGCCGTTATCTTTCCAAGGGTTTTATAGTGCTCTACACTGTGGGCCATCATCAGCATTTTTTCTCTTGTGTGGTATTCGACAAGTTCTCCTACACTGGGATCTTTTTTTAAGAACTCCTTCCATCGGTGATGGGCAAAGACTCTTACGATAAAATTTTCCCTTAAATGAGGGTCGTTCAGTCTTCCGTCCTCCTCAGCAGGGATGTTTGGGAAAGCCTTTTTATAGGCTGCAGCGAACATTCCACTTCCCTTACCAATAGGATTTCCGTTTTCATGGTAAATTTTCACACGATAAAGCCCGGAGCTTGGAGAATCTTTCTTAAAAATAAAACCATGAAGCTCTTTTTTCTCTAGCATGGGGAGTTTTTTGTCAATATAGGATTTCATCATCGGAGTCTTATCCACCCCGGTTTTGTTAGTCAAAAGCCTATGATTCTCTTCGTCTCCTACAAGACGCATTGCCTCTCTTGGAGTAGGCATTCCGGATTCCTGTTCAGGGCATACAGGGTAATACTCAAAGTATTCCCCTAAAACATCCCTGACATACCGATCCAGCTTATGACCTCCGTCATATCGCACAGATTCTCCTAAAAGACAGGTGCTAACTCCGACATTAATTTTCGACATGTTCTTTTACCTCCTTCCCAACTCGTCCCTCCAACGTTTCTACCGGCATCTTTCTGTCACATTGGTAACAAGAAAAAGCAATTTTCCCATGC includes:
- a CDS encoding YbgA family protein, whose protein sequence is MSKINVGVSTCLLGESVRYDGGHKLDRYVRDVLGEYFEYYPVCPEQESGMPTPREAMRLVGDEENHRLLTNKTGVDKTPMMKSYIDKKLPMLEKKELHGFIFKKDSPSSGLYRVKIYHENGNPIGKGSGMFAAAYKKAFPNIPAEEDGRLNDPHLRENFIVRVFAHHRWKEFLKKDPSVGELVEYHTREKMLMMAHSVEHYKTLGKITALGSTIPKEELFAKFEKEYLEGLTFHATVKKNTNVLHHILGYFKKELSPWEKQEVLELVERYHRREVPLVVPLTLLNHFIRKYEKEYLIKQRYLNPHPSELMLRNFG